The Deinococcus seoulensis genome contains the following window.
CGTCACGGTGCCCGGCAGGAGCGCCGCGTCCACCTGCCCCACCAGCGTCAGGTCATCCAGGAGCGGCAGCAGCGCGGCGCACGCCGCCCGGTCGGGCGTCCCCAGCGCCGCGTACGCCGCGCGCAGCGTCCCCCCGGCCGCCTCGAACGCCCCGGCCTGCACTTGCCGCGCCCCCACCTCGAAGAGCGTCAGGGTCATGGCAACTCCAGGTGCGGGAACGCCTGCCGGATCATCACGCGCGCCGCGGCTGGGCGCGCGTTCACGGCCGCGTTCAGGTGGTACCCGCCGTGCGAGGGGGTCTGCACGAACGTCACGCCGGGCAGGAGCTCTTCGGCCGTGATGGACAGGCCCCACGGCGTCGGGATGAACGGGGTCTTCAGGGTCATGACACTCCAGGGGACACGCGCCGCGCGGCGCGGCGGAAGAAGGGCACGTTGACGGCATGAACGGCGTGCGCGACCAGCAGACACGCGGGCACGGCCAGCAGCGCACTCGCGCGGACGCCCAGCGCCGGGCCGAGCAGCCACACGAACACGACCATCACGGGAAAATGCGTGACGTACAGCGCGAAACTCCTCTCGCCCAGCCACTGCGCCGGGCCGGACAGCAGCCCGGCCGGGTTCAGGTCACGCACGGCCAGCAGCACCAGGCCCGCCCCGAGCGCCGCGGGCCAGCGCAGCAGGGCGTCGTCACTGCCCAGCAGGTGCCGGATCAGCAGCGTCACGGTGCCTACCACCAGCACGGGAATGAGCGCCGGTCGGGGGAGCGTGACGGGCCGCAGGGCCAGCAGCGCGCCCAGCAGGAACGCCGGCATGAGCAGCACCGGCCAGAACAGCGGGGTGAGGAGCGCGCTGCCGAGCAGCCACGGGATCAGGGCCCGCCAGCCCAGGCGGCGGGCGGACACGACCATCAGCGGCATCAGGACACTCGCGTACGTCTCGACGGCCATCGTCCACAGGGGCGGGTTGAGGCGGTTGGCGTCGTACCAGCCGCCCAGGCCCAGCGTGAGCGCGCCCATCACGTCGATCCCGTGCAGGCCCTCCCGCAGGAAGGGGAGCAGGCCGCCCGGCGCGACG
Protein-coding sequences here:
- a CDS encoding DUF7007 domain-containing protein translates to MTLKTPFIPTPWGLSITAEELLPGVTFVQTPSHGGYHLNAAVNARPAAARVMIRQAFPHLELP
- a CDS encoding acyltransferase family protein, which translates into the protein MRIPAFDGLRGVLALAVVISHVSALTYVPWVAPARPDLFGYLTWHLGAPAVDVFFVLSGYVVALSCARYPGVWAFYAARVRRLYPLALLGALLGLLVARPVAALIPEHVAPGGLLPFLREGLHGIDVMGALTLGLGGWYDANRLNPPLWTMAVETYASVLMPLMVVSARRLGWRALIPWLLGSALLTPLFWPVLLMPAFLLGALLALRPVTLPRPALIPVLVVGTVTLLIRHLLGSDDALLRWPAALGAGLVLLAVRDLNPAGLLSGPAQWLGERSFALYVTHFPVMVVFVWLLGPALGVRASALLAVPACLLVAHAVHAVNVPFFRRAARRVSPGVS